The sequence below is a genomic window from Desulfobulbus oligotrophicus.
TTTATCATTGACATACGCCTGACAAATCGGCAACCTGCACTTTTATACGATCTTCTTGGCCATCTCCGTTTATGGGGATGGTCTTGTTTTTTCCCACCAGCACTTCCTGTAACGCACCATGGAGAAGTTGATCACCGTAGACATCCGTTTTAAATGGGTTGTACATCTTCAGCTCTGTTGTTCTGATCATTAACGATTTGCTCATATTCCGAACGTTACAAAACAATATATTGACCCACTTGAAAAACTGTTTGATTTTTCAGCGTTTTTTGTAAAGGCCGGCAATATTCTTGGCTTTACGATAATGCGTAGTGGTGACAAACTGATACTTGGCACCGGTTTTTATTGTCAAACCGAAGCAGTCTGGAGTCGCTTGGCTCAGAACAGAAAAAAACCATGAAAACGCTGTTAAATCTCATTTCAAGTCAAGCCTCAATGATGATGCAGAAGTCTTCAAAATTCTGAAAGATATGGACTTTTCTCCTGACAGGAAGAGCAATGACTAAAAATTTTGATGTTATTCAGCAGGCCACGCAGTGGCATCGCAGAATCCAGGAGAGACAGGAATTCGGCGATCAGGTGCAGGATGACTTTTAAGGAGTAGCCGGCAGACCTGAAGAAGAGGGTTTTCCCGGTAACTCGGTTCGCATTGTGGATGAGTTGTAAGACAGGAAAAAGTACTGGTGGAGAGGTTGTTGAAAACGATCTTCATTATAGTTGGATCTTCCCACCATTACCAAAAATCCATGAAGTCTCCCCGGCCGTTGGCTACTGCTGCGGCTGAACCAGCCTATAAAGAGAGGCTTGCCATTCGCCCCAAGCCAGACGATCTGCAGGCATACATGCAATCATTGATGTTTGATCCGGTATATCAAGAATCTATTGAATAGAGTTCAACAAAAAAATAAAAGCCGCAAGCTGACAGATCGCACACCTTAAACAGCCTGTTGTTGTAAGGCAGATGTAATTTTACAAGTATGAAATTAAACACATTGTTCGTTATGTCTGTGCGACAGATCCTGGCAAACGGCTTATGAGCTCTGGTAAAAGAGAGCTCACTCCAGCTTTGCTTTTAACGCCACAGATTACCGGTTATCGGATCTACTGCAAGTTTGATTTTTTGTCTGTGCTTGCGCAGTTTGACTTCCCACACTCCGTTGTCAAACTCTACTTCTGTGATAGTTCCCAACCCCTGTGCTTCCACTGAGCGAACGATAGCAGAAAGAGGAATGGACCCCTGCGGCGGTATCTCATCAGAACGGGTCCATTTTCGGCGCACCTCGTCAGCACTGTACGGTGAGAGATAGAGTTTTTGACAGTCTCTTCTGCCGCACACCTTTACTTCCCACATCCGGTCATCAAATTCAGCTTCAGTAATAGTTCCCTGTTGTCGTGCTTCCACGGACTGCAGGATGGAGGAAAGCGGCCGGCTGTCTGGTGGCGGAATATCATCGGCATGAACAGTAGGTATCAGCGGGAACAGGGCAGAGAGAAACAGTGTTAAAATACCGACGGCTGTTTGTTTACGCATGAGCTCCTCCAGTCTGAGGTGAGGGTATGCTCCTGTGTTTAGCAAAGATGTGTGTAAAAAGCCATCTCTGCAAGAATATGACAGGTACAGGAAGTCGAGAAACAGGGTAGAACAGACATTGCCTGTTCATTAGAGATGCCTAAAGAGAGAAACGATCCGTCTGCCCTGCCAAAGGGGCAGGCAGTACACCGCAGGTAACAGCCACAGTAAGGCGCGGCTGGATTGTAGACAGATGGAAGACTTACCCGTAATCTTACCTGTGTAGAGCACAGGGTTAGAGATCACCTGCTGGTTGCTCTTCATTTGGGCAGTCATTCGGCGGATGTTCAAGGAGCAGTTTGGCAAGTTTTTCAACCTTTGGCAGGTTGTCCATTATGGTTTCATAGGCATCCAGTGCTCCCGGTGAGAGAGGACCACGTTTTGCACGTGGATGAACACACCGATTTCTGATCTCTCTGATGTTTTTGATGACATCTTCTGTGTATTCCGGATTAAACGCACCTGCATGTCTGGCTACACGTTCATCAAAAGGGCTCGGATGCTGCTGGAGTGATTGTTGTTTGTCAAAAAAATATTCAATAACTTTATAAAACTGTTCGTACTGTAAAAAAAGATTGTCAGTTTTTTTAGCTGCTGCATAGTAGTTTACAGCCACAGGGTTGGCAAAATACTCCTTGATCTTCTCCGACTCTATCGATCCGCCAACACTCCATTCGGTTACCACAGATGAACTCCTCATTGGCGGATATCTGGCGAGTATCTCTTCTTCCTCAGGTGTTTCAGGAAACACTTCTGGATATTCAAGATCAATCTTATTGTGATCAAAAACTTCAATCGATGTCTGTATAAAAATAACACTGGCCAGGTAAACCGTCAGTTCATGGGTGATAAACTCAAGTTTCCTGGAGCTGCTCTTGTCTACCAGATCTTTCAAATAGGGGGCAACCGCCTCCATCTCAAGGTTAGAAATTTTAAGAAGTATACGTTGCAAGTAGCCTGTATTTTGATCGTTATACAGTTTTATGTCTATGTTGGGAGTAAGGGAGATCGTTTGTTTTTCCGGCAGTTTAATCTCTAGTTTTTCGTTAATGGGAATGGTGTACACTGCGCGCATAAGCTTTCTTTCAACCAGTTCAGGTGCTTGAGAGGATAGGTCGGCAATATAACCGACATCCTCGGGGGAAAAGCACTCTGGATAACGTGCTTAAAAAGGCAACTGCTGGTGCAGGATGAACATATAACTGCCCACTATAGAGGATTTCCCGGTATATGGCAATTATGTGCAGATCTGTGTCCTGTGTCTCATATACATACTTCACAGCGTTTTTTCATAAAGCTACAATGAATCTTCTCTTATGGTTAACCATATATATTATCGTTTTTATATCATTTACTTTGACAAATAATCATTTATCAGGTAATGGTTAACCAATTTTAAATGGTATGGCCCTGTTATGGTATGAGGAAAAGAGCGAAGAAACACAACTATACTGTCATCATTGAACGTATCCGGGAGATGGTTCGTGAAAATGGTTTGCAGCCGGGTGACCGCTTACCCCCGGAGCGCGTTCTGGCTGCGGCTTTTCATGTATCTCGCGGCAGCCTGCGGCAGGCATTGCAAGCCCTTGCTGAGCGCCATATTGTAGAAAGTCGGCAGGGACAGGGGACCTATCTGTTGGCAGATTTTGACTCTGTGCTTCCCGGGGACGCTATTTTGGAAAAAGTGAGTGAACACGACAATGTTCTTCACGATATCTTTGAATTCAGACGTATTATTGAACCTGAAATAGCCGCTCTTGCCGCTCAACGAGCCAATGTTGCGACACTGAATCAGCTGAAGGTGCTAGTCTACGATCAACAGCGTGCCTTGTTCAACAATAACGAGGTCGACCAATTTGACACACAATTTCATCAGCTTCTGGTTGCCATGACCGGTAACAGTGTCATTGCCCAGGTTATGCAGGCCATTCAGGCAATCGTTGATACGAGTCGTGCTCCCTGGTTGCAAAGTCGTAAACGTCGGCAAATGTCAATCGAAGGCCACTTGCGTATTATTGATGCGTTGGAGAAAAAAGAAAGTGATGGTGCCCGTCGGGCCATGCAACAGCATCTGGCTGCTGTAGAGCAGTTTATTTTTGATAACCAGTAAAACAGCAGGGGATACGAGACGGTATCTCTGTATAAGAAGCTGCAACTATAGATCAATAAACGACAAAAAAAGGAGAGCGGCATGTCGTTGGAACTTATTGTGATGTACATAGTGGTGGGATTGATCGCCGGTGTGCTTGCCGGACTGCTCGGCGTGGGCGGTGGGGTGGTCATTGTGCCGATGCTGGTGTTTTGTTTTGTTAAACAGGGCATTCAGCCCGATCAGATCATGCACCTGGCTCTCGGTACTTCGTTGGCCTCGATTATTTTTACCTCCATATCCAGTTTCATGTCCCATCATCGCCGTGGCGCGGTGGAGTGGCGTATTGTAAAACAGATTGTTCCGGGTATTTTGATCGGTACCTTTGCAGGAACTTTTATTGCCGCACAGTTGTCCACAAACTTTCTCAAAGCCTTTTTCTGCGTCTTTCTCTATGCAGTTGCCACGCAGATGCTTCTGAACAAAAAACCAACGTCAACCCGGGAACTCCCCGGATCAACGGGCATGTTTGGTGTGGGATCAACAATCGGTGTGGTTTCTGCACTTGTGGGCATCGGCGGTGGTTCGTTGTCGGTTCCCTTCATGATCTGGTGCAATGTGCCGGCCCATAGGGCCATTGGGACCTCAGCGGCCATTGGTTTTCCAATAGCCGTTGCCGGCGCAGCGGGGTACATCATCAATAACCTGCAGGCAAGTGGCCTTCCTGCATACAGTTTTGGGTATGTTTACCTGCCTGCTCTGGTGGCTATTGTTTGCTTCAGTGTATTGACCGCCCCTCTGGGAGCCAGGCTCGCCCATGCGCTACCGGTTGATAAGTTGAAAAAGATTTTCGCGATATTCCTCTACGCTGTTGCCACCCGGATGGTCTGGAGTCTGATAGCCTGATGTGTTCGTTGTTGCTGTGCATACTCCTCATTTCCATGTACACAGCCAGAAACACATCGGTTAACATCTGACAGGGAATTTTTGCATCAACAGTAAATGTCCAACAGAAAGCATTGATGGCAGATTCCTGTCTTAGAGCTTAAATCTAAGGTAACCCATGCATCTTGCCGGAAACCACAAAAAAGAAAACAGACTGGCAATGGCGAAGCACTTTAAACATTTGGTGTATCCGCCGGCTTGGGTTTGTTTGCAGGTATACGTCCAAAGACAGTGGTGATATCCAGCAGCCATGATGCCACCGCGTCATTGATAAATCTTTGTGCACAACGCCATTGCCAGTTATTCTCTACTGTACCGGGGGTGTTGAGGCGGCAGTCATTGCCAAATCCGAGTACATCCTGCATCGGCAGGATAACCAGGTTTGCCGGAGATCCCATGGCCAGGTGGATCATGTCCTGGTGAAAAGAGCCGGCATGATCGTCAAATCGATTAGCAAAACGTTTAGCCCTTTGTTTGCTGCTTTCAGGAACTTCAGGGTTGAGATACCAGCCGACGGCAGTGTCATTATCATGGGTACCAGTATAGACAACACTGTTTTTTTCTATGTTATAGGGAAGATAACTGTTTTCCGGATCACCATCAAAGGCAAAGAGTAAAATTTTCATTCCCGGATAACTGAGGTTGTCACGAAGCTCG
It includes:
- a CDS encoding sulfite exporter TauE/SafE family protein; the protein is MSLELIVMYIVVGLIAGVLAGLLGVGGGVVIVPMLVFCFVKQGIQPDQIMHLALGTSLASIIFTSISSFMSHHRRGAVEWRIVKQIVPGILIGTFAGTFIAAQLSTNFLKAFFCVFLYAVATQMLLNKKPTSTRELPGSTGMFGVGSTIGVVSALVGIGGGSLSVPFMIWCNVPAHRAIGTSAAIGFPIAVAGAAGYIINNLQASGLPAYSFGYVYLPALVAIVCFSVLTAPLGARLAHALPVDKLKKIFAIFLYAVATRMVWSLIA
- a CDS encoding PepSY domain-containing protein, with the protein product MRKQTAVGILTLFLSALFPLIPTVHADDIPPPDSRPLSSILQSVEARQQGTITEAEFDDRMWEVKVCGRRDCQKLYLSPYSADEVRRKWTRSDEIPPQGSIPLSAIVRSVEAQGLGTITEVEFDNGVWEVKLRKHRQKIKLAVDPITGNLWR
- a CDS encoding FadR/GntR family transcriptional regulator, with amino-acid sequence MRKRAKKHNYTVIIERIREMVRENGLQPGDRLPPERVLAAAFHVSRGSLRQALQALAERHIVESRQGQGTYLLADFDSVLPGDAILEKVSEHDNVLHDIFEFRRIIEPEIAALAAQRANVATLNQLKVLVYDQQRALFNNNEVDQFDTQFHQLLVAMTGNSVIAQVMQAIQAIVDTSRAPWLQSRKRRQMSIEGHLRIIDALEKKESDGARRAMQQHLAAVEQFIFDNQ